The Anabaena sp. PCC 7108 region TTACTCCGGGATTTTTTATTGTTACTGACCCTGGTCATATTTCTAGGAATAATGATATTTTCATTGGTGTGTTGAGGACAACTTTTAATTTTTAGAATTATTTTTAGAATTATTGTGTTGAAAGTTTCTATTGAGTGAACGGCAAAGGTACAGGGTAGAAACTCTTTTTTTATTGTGACTTTAACTGCTGAACAAATTCCTCCTCTTGATGCCAGTATTAGTAATTGTGAAAAAATATAACAATTTAGCTGTATGACTCTTAGCCAATCTCACCCCTATTTTTCACCAGAAGAATACCTGGAAACTGAAAAATCTAGCCCGATAAAACATGAATATATCCAAGGGCAGATTTACGCAATGGCAGGAGCAAGTGATGCTCATGTAACAATTACTGCTAACTTAGTTACCCTACTAAGAAATCATATTCGTGGAACTGGGTGTCGTGTTTACGTTGCTGACATGAAAGCACGCATCGAATCTTTAAATATATTCTACTATCCTGATATCATGGTAACTTGTGACCAACGAGATACAAATTTTGAATATTTCAAACGCTATCCTAGCTTAATTATTGAAGTTTTATCACCCTCAACTGAAGCTTTAGACAGAGGTGATAAATTTAGTGACTACCAAGAATTAGAAACATTGCAAGAATATGTTTTAATCAGTCAGAACCGTCAGCGTGTTGATTGTTTTCGCCGTAATACAGAAGGCAGATGGGAGCTTTATAACTTTAGAGGAAATCAAGAATTACAGTTTACCAGTTTGAATTTTTCTTGTTCCCTAAATGATGTTTATGAAGATGTCTCCCTCCCCAAAACTTTTAACCCTACTTCTATTTAACTGTTTGCTTTCTACATATATATTTTCGCAGTTTTTGACCCCTTTTTTTTATTTATTTGTGATAAATCCGGGTTAACAGGTGACAGTCTGAAAAGTTTTGTGGTGTCCTTTTGTACATCTGAAATATTCCAAACTAATGACCAACACTTAATTTCTTTTCTAATTTTCGAGATGCTAAAGACATTGAGTAACAAAATAGCCAATAAATAAAACCTAGAAATATATAAACTTCTGCATAACGACCAATAAATCGTGGTTGTGCCAAGATAGAACGGGCAATACCTGTTAGTTCGACTAATCCCACTAAAGATAAAAGGGAAGTATCTTTAAATAAACCAATAAATTGACCAACAACGGCAGGAATAACAGCGCGTAAAGCTTGAGGTAAGACAATTAATATTACTACTAATGGTGTATT contains the following coding sequences:
- a CDS encoding Uma2 family endonuclease, with the protein product MTLSQSHPYFSPEEYLETEKSSPIKHEYIQGQIYAMAGASDAHVTITANLVTLLRNHIRGTGCRVYVADMKARIESLNIFYYPDIMVTCDQRDTNFEYFKRYPSLIIEVLSPSTEALDRGDKFSDYQELETLQEYVLISQNRQRVDCFRRNTEGRWELYNFRGNQELQFTSLNFSCSLNDVYEDVSLPKTFNPTSI